The DNA segment atatgtagatcaAAATTGGTTAATTGGTCAAAACAGTtattcaacaacaacgactgtAACTGCAACGATCTCTGCTCTTGCTACAATTGCAGTCACAGTTGTGTCTttaagtgtgtgtttttttctgtgtagCATGTTTAGAGGAGTAACTTAgatatgaaattgaaaaatttactCTGCTTCGCCCGTGTGAATCTTGCGGTGCATGGCCAGCGTGCCGGGTGTCTTGAACGTTTTAGGGCAATCGGGGCATTTGTGTCGTATCTTGTGGGCCAAATCCGCTGGCACCGTTTGTGTGCTAACCAGCACACTGCTCGTCGCACCCGCTGCTGCGCCTGACTGTTGTTGTCCCACTGGATTCGCTTGGATGGCATAGACAGGCACCGCATTGACCACATCGCCGCTATCGCTCAAACTGAGCGGCTCCTCCTTGATGATCACCTGCGTGAGGGGAAactattgatatattataaatgcaattaaattctGCACTCAAAACTCGTATCTCAATATTTCAATTCTACCTGTGGATGTGTTACTGTCGCACCATTGCCATTCTTTAGCAGCTTCACCGTCAGTGGCGGCACTTTTTGCGTCCCCGGATTACTTAGATCGtcttgatgctgctgctcttgcagTTCcctttgtcgttgttgctgctcctgttgctgctgctgctcaagtTGCTGGTGATGgtgttgttcctgttgctgttgttgttgctgctgctgcaactgttgctcctgctgcaactgttgctgctgctggtgttgctgctcTTCGGGCGTCAGTCTCATATCACGCGGCGCTATGGCTGGCAGATCATCTGGTGTCACCGGCGCCTCCTGGTGCTCCATAAACGTTTGCTGGCCAGCAGCCAACATCGCTGCCGTACAAACAGCGCCGCAATGCGTGCATTTGTATTCGTTGGGATTCTGCGTTATCGAATTGACGCCATAAATGCTACAGACCATACAACGGGCCAAAAATGCCGTTGCCTGGTGCGTCAATCGATGGTGTTCATCCACCTCCAGTGCGCTCCCAAACTTGTCATCACAGTTGGCACACGGATAGCTAAGTGACttcaattgttgctgctgctgctgttgatgctgttgctgctgctgttgctccagtGTTGTGATTGTTTCGTGCGTTTGCAACGAGATGCCGTGACAGAGCTGCATATGATCAGCGGCATGCTGGGCTCTCTCAAACTGCTGATGGCACATGGGGCAGTAATGACTGATCACGTTCTGATCCATGCTGAGATTAGGCA comes from the Drosophila sulfurigaster albostrigata strain 15112-1811.04 chromosome 2L, ASM2355843v2, whole genome shotgun sequence genome and includes:
- the LOC133835348 gene encoding chorion transcription factor Cf2 isoform X1, whose protein sequence is MLKSSLNTQELRLPRPEEHQHQQHQQQHLQQQEQPTHQVAAVIAHNTTSNNSTAASERTTAAAPATGTATATGTAAAASSLNMDTLKTAFLPNLSMDQNVISHYCPMCHQQFERAQHAADHMQLCHGISLQTHETITTLEQQQQQQHQQQQQQQLKSLSYPCANCDDKFGSALEVDEHHRLTHQATAFLARCMVCSIYGVNSITQNPNEYKCTHCGAVCTAAMLAAGQQTFMEHQEAPVTPDDLPAIAPRDMRLTPEEQQHQQQQQLQQEQQLQQQQQQQQQEQHHHQQLEQQQQQEQQQRQRELQEQQHQDDLSNPGTQKVPPLTVKLLKNGNGATVTHPQFPLTQVIIKEEPLSLSDSGDVVNAVPVYAIQANPVGQQQSGAAAGATSSVLVSTQTVPADLAHKIRHKCPDCPKTFKTPGTLAMHRKIHTGEADATPKERPYTCSYCGKSFTQSNTLKQHTRIHTGEKPFRCGYCGRAFTVKDYLNKHLTTHTGEKPFHCGYCEKSFSVKDYLTKHIRTHTGEKPYTCPYCDKRFTQRSALTVHTTKLHPL
- the LOC133835348 gene encoding chorion transcription factor Cf2 isoform X2, which encodes MLKSSLNTQELRLPRPEEHQHQQHQQQHLQQQEQPTHQVAAVIAHNTTSNNSTAASERTTAAAPATGTATATGTAAAASSLNMDTLKTAFLPNLSMDQNVISHYCPMCHQQFERAQHAADHMQLCHGISLQTHETITTLEQQQQQQHQQQQQQQLKSLSYPCANCDDKFGSALEVDEHHRLTHQATAFLARCMVCSIYGVNSITQNPNEYKCTHCGAVCTAAMLAAGQQTFMEHQEAPVTPDDLPAIAPRDMRLTPEEQQHQQQQQLQQEQQLQQQQQQQQQEQHHHQQLEQQQQQEQQQRQRELQEQQHQDDLSNPGTQKVPPLTVKLLKNGNGATVTHPQVIIKEEPLSLSDSGDVVNAVPVYAIQANPVGQQQSGAAAGATSSVLVSTQTVPADLAHKIRHKCPDCPKTFKTPGTLAMHRKIHTGEADATPKERPYTCSYCGKSFTQSNTLKQHTRIHTGEKPFRCGYCGRAFTVKDYLNKHLTTHTGEKPFHCGYCEKSFSVKDYLTKHIRTHTGEKPYTCPYCDKRFTQRSALTVHTTKLHPL
- the LOC133835348 gene encoding chorion transcription factor Cf2 isoform X4, whose protein sequence is MLKSSLNTQELRLPRPEEHQHQQHQQQHLQQQEQPTHQVAAVIAHNTTSNNSTAASERTTAAAPATGTATATGTAAAASSLNMDTLKTAFLPNLSMDQNVISHYCPMCHQQFERAQHAADHMQLCHGISLQTHETITTLEQQQQQQHQQQQQQQLKSLSYPCANCDDKFGSALEVDEHHRLTHQATAFLARCMVCSIYGVNSITQNPNEYKCTHCGAVCTAAMLAAGQQTFMEHQEAPVTPDDLPAIAPRDMRLTPEEQQHQQQQQLQQEQQLQQQQQQQQQEQHHHQQLEQQQQQEQQQRQRELQEQQHQDDLSNPGTQKVPPLTVKLLKNGNGATVTHPQVIIKEEPLSLSDSGDVVNAVPVYAIQANPVGQQQSGAAAGATSSVLVSTQTVPADLAHKIRHKCPDCPKTFKTPGTLAMHRKIHTGEADATPKERPYTCSYCGKSFTQSNTLKQHTRIHTGEKPFHCGYCEKSFSVKDYLTKHIRTHTGEKPYTCPYCDKRFTQRSALTVHTTKLHPL
- the LOC133835348 gene encoding chorion transcription factor Cf2 isoform X3; translated protein: MLKSSLNTQELRLPRPEEHQHQQHQQQHLQQQEQPTHQVAAVIAHNTTSNNSTAASERTTAAAPATGTATATGTAAAASSLNMDTLKTAFLPNLSMDQNVISHYCPMCHQQFERAQHAADHMQLCHGISLQTHETITTLEQQQQQQHQQQQQQQLKSLSYPCANCDDKFGSALEVDEHHRLTHQATAFLARCMVCSIYGVNSITQNPNEYKCTHCGAVCTAAMLAAGQQTFMEHQEAPVTPDDLPAIAPRDMRLTPEEQQHQQQQQLQQEQQLQQQQQQQQQEQHHHQQLEQQQQQEQQQRQRELQEQQHQDDLSNPGTQKVPPLTVKLLKNGNGATVTHPQFPLTQVIIKEEPLSLSDSGDVVNAVPVYAIQANPVGQQQSGAAAGATSSVLVSTQTVPADLAHKIRHKCPDCPKTFKTPGTLAMHRKIHTGEADATPKERPYTCSYCGKSFTQSNTLKQHTRIHTGEKPFHCGYCEKSFSVKDYLTKHIRTHTGEKPYTCPYCDKRFTQRSALTVHTTKLHPL
- the LOC133835348 gene encoding chorion transcription factor Cf2 isoform X5, whose amino-acid sequence is MDTLKTAFLPNLSMDQNVISHYCPMCHQQFERAQHAADHMQLCHGISLQTHETITTLEQQQQQQHQQQQQQQLKSLSYPCANCDDKFGSALEVDEHHRLTHQATAFLARCMVCSIYGVNSITQNPNEYKCTHCGAVCTAAMLAAGQQTFMEHQEAPVTPDDLPAIAPRDMRLTPEEQQHQQQQQLQQEQQLQQQQQQQQQEQHHHQQLEQQQQQEQQQRQRELQEQQHQDDLSNPGTQKVPPLTVKLLKNGNGATVTHPQFPLTQVIIKEEPLSLSDSGDVVNAVPVYAIQANPVGQQQSGAAAGATSSVLVSTQTVPADLAHKIRHKCPDCPKTFKTPGTLAMHRKIHTGEADATPKERPYTCSYCGKSFTQSNTLKQHTRIHTGEKPFRCGYCGRAFTVKDYLNKHLTTHTGEKPFHCGYCEKSFSVKDYLTKHIRTHTGEKPYTCPYCDKRFTQRSALTVHTTKLHPL